Proteins encoded in a region of the Thermoanaerobaculia bacterium genome:
- a CDS encoding EamA family transporter: MFYWSMVFVVLGNVLYHVSQKSIPRGLDPVFSVFVSYVTALALAALLLPFAASRPLRESWRQTTWASVGVGVGAFVIEFAFLFVYRSGWNISLASFAGSAALAAILVPVGVLLFRERLSWVNVVGLLFCLLGFFLVTRPAAS; this comes from the coding sequence ATGTTCTACTGGTCGATGGTCTTCGTCGTCCTCGGCAACGTTCTGTACCACGTCTCGCAGAAGTCGATCCCCCGCGGCCTCGATCCCGTTTTCTCCGTCTTCGTGAGCTACGTGACCGCGCTCGCGCTCGCGGCGCTCCTCCTGCCGTTTGCGGCGTCGCGGCCGCTGCGGGAGTCGTGGCGCCAGACGACGTGGGCGAGCGTCGGTGTCGGAGTCGGCGCGTTCGTCATCGAGTTCGCCTTTCTCTTCGTGTACCGGTCCGGATGGAACATCAGCCTGGCGTCCTTCGCCGGAAGCGCGGCGCTCGCGGCGATCCTCGTGCCCGTCGGAGTGCTGCTCTTCCGGGAGCGGCTCTCCTGGGTGAACGTCGTCGGCCTGCTCTTCTGCCTGCTCGGGTTCTTCCTGGTCACGCGCCCGGCGGCTTCCTGA
- a CDS encoding amino acid racemase — MAQHVGIVACSAEGAALCYRTIALEAQATMGEHDHPRVTLDSIPMAEHMVFIRGDDWAGVADLLLDSARAVAAAGADFGICPDNTVHQAFPFLTPRSPIPFLHIADVVAQEARKRGLRKLGVLGTRYLMESGVYPAALSPLGIEREIPGPAVRERINTIIFQELVNGIFTESSRLYFNEVMEELAGRGCDAAVLGCTEIPLIVRPDDAPLPTLDSTRLLARAAIARALAGKEIRS, encoded by the coding sequence ATGGCGCAACACGTCGGCATCGTCGCCTGCAGCGCGGAGGGCGCGGCCCTCTGCTACCGGACGATCGCGCTCGAGGCCCAGGCGACGATGGGCGAGCACGACCACCCGCGGGTGACGCTCGACTCGATCCCGATGGCCGAGCACATGGTCTTCATCCGGGGCGACGACTGGGCCGGGGTCGCGGACCTGCTGCTCGACTCGGCGAGAGCGGTCGCCGCCGCCGGGGCGGATTTCGGGATCTGTCCCGACAACACGGTTCACCAGGCGTTCCCGTTCCTGACGCCGCGTTCGCCGATCCCGTTCCTTCACATCGCCGACGTCGTGGCGCAGGAAGCCCGAAAACGCGGACTCCGAAAGCTCGGAGTCCTCGGCACCCGCTACTTGATGGAATCGGGAGTCTATCCGGCCGCGCTTTCGCCGCTCGGCATCGAGCGGGAGATCCCCGGGCCCGCGGTCCGGGAGAGGATCAACACGATCATCTTTCAGGAGCTCGTCAACGGAATCTTCACCGAGTCCTCGCGGCTCTATTTCAACGAGGTGATGGAAGAGCTCGCCGGCCGGGGATGCGACGCCGCGGTCCTCGGCTGCACCGAGATCCCGCTGATCGTGCGACCCGACGATGCGCCGCTCCCCACGCTCGATTCGACGAGACTCCTCGCCCGGGCGGCGATCGCCCGGGCGCTCGCCGGAAAGGAGATCCGATCATGA
- a CDS encoding methionine aminotransferase — translation MTRSPVSSRLQAFGTTIFSEMTRLANEHHAVNLSQGFPDFDGPEFAKAAAIAAIRAGHGQYARVTGIPELHRKLSEKYRRDWGLEYAADSEITITSGATEAIFDAINGVCDAGDEVILFEPFYDSYRASIAMAGASARFVTLHAPDWRFDLAELEAAFTPRTRAIVVNTPHNPTGKLFSREELEAIARLCRERDVLCITDEVYEHLVYEGRHVPMASIPGMRERTITISSFGKTFSLTGWKIGWAAAPANLTAAVRAAHQFVTFATATPLQFAAAAALDAPKSYYDGFLASFRAKRDYLTSELSRIGFDVHPTHGTYFCCAGFSKFHAGDDAAFCRWLTTEIGVAALPPSSFYGRSDEGKKYARFAFCKKDETLREAVARLKKNLAPRASTAAAADASTSPSPPGEGAGG, via the coding sequence ATGACCCGTTCACCGGTGAGCTCCCGCCTCCAGGCTTTCGGCACCACGATCTTCTCGGAGATGACCCGCCTCGCGAACGAACATCACGCGGTCAACCTCTCCCAGGGCTTCCCCGATTTCGACGGCCCGGAATTCGCGAAGGCGGCCGCGATCGCGGCGATCCGCGCCGGCCACGGCCAGTACGCCCGGGTGACCGGCATCCCGGAGCTCCATCGGAAGCTCTCGGAAAAGTACCGGCGCGACTGGGGGCTCGAATACGCGGCCGACTCGGAGATCACGATCACTTCCGGCGCGACGGAGGCGATCTTCGACGCGATCAACGGCGTCTGCGACGCGGGCGACGAGGTGATCCTGTTCGAGCCCTTCTACGACTCGTACCGCGCGAGCATCGCCATGGCGGGCGCCTCCGCGCGCTTCGTGACGCTCCATGCTCCCGACTGGCGCTTCGATCTCGCCGAGCTCGAGGCGGCCTTCACGCCCCGGACGCGCGCGATCGTCGTGAACACGCCCCACAACCCGACCGGGAAGCTCTTCTCGCGGGAAGAGCTCGAAGCGATCGCGCGCCTTTGCCGCGAGCGCGACGTCCTGTGCATCACCGACGAGGTGTACGAGCACCTCGTGTACGAGGGGAGGCACGTGCCGATGGCGTCGATCCCCGGGATGAGGGAGCGCACGATCACGATCTCGTCTTTCGGCAAGACGTTCTCGCTGACCGGCTGGAAGATCGGCTGGGCGGCCGCGCCTGCGAATCTCACGGCGGCCGTCCGCGCCGCGCACCAGTTCGTCACGTTCGCGACGGCCACCCCGCTCCAGTTCGCCGCCGCGGCGGCCCTCGACGCGCCGAAGAGCTACTACGACGGATTTCTCGCCTCCTTTCGGGCCAAACGCGACTACCTGACCTCGGAGCTTTCCCGCATCGGCTTCGACGTCCACCCGACGCACGGGACGTACTTCTGCTGCGCCGGCTTCTCGAAGTTCCACGCGGGCGACGACGCGGCCTTCTGCCGGTGGCTGACGACCGAGATCGGCGTCGCGGCGCTGCCGCCGTCGTCGTTCTACGGCCGGTCGGACGAAGGAAAGAAGTACGCGCGGTTCGCCTTCTGCAAGAAGGACGAAACCCTCCGAGAGGCCGTCGCGCGCCTGAAGAAGAACCTTGCTCCCCGAGCGTCAACGGCCGCCGCAGCGGACGCTTCGACCTCCCCCTCTCCACCTGGAGAGGGGGCCGGGGGGTGA